One window of the Thermodesulfobacteriota bacterium genome contains the following:
- the rpiA gene encoding ribose-5-phosphate isomerase RpiA, with amino-acid sequence MSSSNGVSLQDRLKKEAGISAVDFVESGMVLGLGTGSTTKFALEEIGTRLKQGRLTDIIGICSSIQTENRAKDLGIPITTFDDKQQIDLTIDGADEVDPDLNLIKGGGGALLREKVLAQASKRNIMIVDESKLSPKLGTHFAVPIEVIPFSWMPVAEFLKSLGAEPVLRKKDDGGIYTTDQENYILDSNFGPISNLPDLAQKLGQKAGIAEFGLFLGTATEVIVATSNGIRYQKRNDS; translated from the coding sequence TTGAGCTCTAGTAACGGAGTTAGTCTTCAAGACCGACTTAAGAAAGAAGCCGGCATAAGCGCTGTTGATTTTGTGGAATCCGGGATGGTTTTAGGGTTAGGCACAGGCAGCACAACAAAGTTTGCCCTCGAAGAGATAGGCACGCGTTTAAAACAAGGCCGCTTAACAGATATAATCGGCATATGCAGTTCAATACAAACTGAAAATAGAGCAAAGGACTTAGGAATTCCAATTACAACCTTTGACGATAAGCAACAAATCGATCTCACGATTGACGGGGCTGATGAGGTTGACCCTGACCTTAACTTGATTAAAGGCGGGGGTGGGGCGCTGTTAAGAGAAAAAGTACTGGCCCAGGCAAGCAAACGAAATATTATGATAGTTGATGAAAGCAAGCTCTCTCCAAAATTGGGAACACATTTTGCAGTTCCTATAGAGGTAATACCCTTTTCATGGATGCCGGTGGCCGAGTTTTTAAAGTCACTTGGTGCAGAGCCGGTTTTGAGAAAAAAAGACGATGGCGGCATATACACAACTGATCAAGAAAATTATATTTTAGATTCTAATTTTGGTCCCATATCTAATTTGCCCGATCTTGCCCAGAAATTAGGGCAGAAAGCCGGGATTGCAGAGTTTGGACTATTTCTCGGCACAGCAACAGAGGTCATAGTAGCAACATCTAACGGAATAAGATATCAAAAAAGAAACGATTCATAG
- a CDS encoding ribulose-phosphate 3-epimerase produces the protein MIEIEPSILSADFTKLGEAVVDAQEAGVKGIQIDVMDGRFVPNINFGPGVVSAIRQITNMFLDVHLMIVEPEKYIEDFVKAGADQIIVHQETCPHLH, from the coding sequence ATGATAGAAATAGAACCTTCAATTTTGTCAGCCGATTTTACAAAGCTTGGAGAGGCCGTTGTGGATGCCCAGGAAGCGGGTGTCAAAGGAATCCAGATAGATGTTATGGACGGCAGGTTTGTTCCTAACATTAATTTTGGTCCCGGCGTCGTGTCTGCAATTAGGCAGATTACAAATATGTTCTTGGACGTTCATTTAATGATAGTTGAGCCAGAAAAATATATAGAGGATTTTGTTAAGGCAGGAGCGGATCAAATTATCGTACATCAGGAAACCTGCCCACATCTTCATAG